A stretch of Brassica rapa cultivar Chiifu-401-42 chromosome A08, CAAS_Brap_v3.01, whole genome shotgun sequence DNA encodes these proteins:
- the LOC103834174 gene encoding uncharacterized protein LOC103834174 yields MPLPWKKSKSGRISRLVSDLQQSPKHGGSLFVETGFPTSLIHLFVKNRDRLKKSSSKRNNKAQTQTAHTTRPRVLSPPLPQKLDPAPVTEDLTASKIDESLVNGSGSTSENRHDGDNNDGVGNGGNRGGGCCVLMVVVLALSTKKVAVGITILAFALLFLELAVARVFTLIYPCPDAKLIGKKNGEERKNKKVSFEIIESFQDSRDCIEEIQFRPPEEGDVVLTKEKSKSAKLKSKIVPNKLRSYMKKKKKDKQEAEGVEVDDESVTEVSSFYSEDRIESQISERDETASNPPKLLESCEEEEESGSKGDLTKVIVLIVISLAGLFCGKVLAIALTLSWCLILRFVCCKSQTSSQHIKNKILLC; encoded by the coding sequence ATGCCTTTGCCTTGGAAGAAATCGAAATCGGGTCGGATCTCCAGATTGGTATCGGACCTCCAGCAATCTCCCAAACACGGCGGATCTCTCTTCGTCGAGACTGGTTTCCCAACTTCTCTCATCCATCTCTTCGTTAAGAATCGCGATCGTCTCAAGAAATCCTCTTCAAAACGCAACAACAAAGCCCAGACACAAACCGCTCATACGACACGACCGCGTGTCTTGTCTCCGCCTCTTCCTCAGAAGCTTGATCCAGCGCCGGTTACAGAGGATCTCACGGCGAGTAAGATCGATGAAAGTTTGGTCAATGGCAGTGGTTCAACATCGGAGAATAGGCACGACGGGGACAACAACGACGGCGTCGGAAACGGCGGTAATCGCGGCGGAGGATGTTGCGTTTTAATGGTGGTTGTGCTCGCCTTGAGCACGAAAAAGGTTGCCGTGGGGATCACTATCTTAGCATTCGCCCTTCTCTTCCTCGAGCTAGCAGTGGCGCGTGTATTCACGCTCATCTATCCCTGCCCCGACGCGAAGCTCATAGGGAAGAAGAACGgtgaagaaagaaagaacaagAAGGTCTCTTTTGAAATCATCGAAAGCTTTCAAGACTCAAGAGATTGCATTGAGGAGATTCAATTTCGTCCTCCGGAGGAGGGAGATGTGGTGTTGACGAAGGAGAAGAGTAAAAGCGCGAAGCTTAAGTCCAAGATTGTGCCGAACAAGTTGAGGAGttatatgaagaagaagaagaaagataaaCAAGAAGCTGAAGGGGTAGAGGTAGATGATGAGTCTGTGACGGAAGTGTCAAGTTTTTATTCCGAGGATAGAATCGAGAGCCAAATATCTGAGAGAGATGAGACTGCTTCGAATCCTCCGAAGTTGCTGGAGAGCtgtgaagaggaggaagaatcTGGATCAAAAGGGGATCTAACTAAAGTGATTGTTCTGATAGTAATTTCTCTTGCTGGATTGTTTTGCGGGAAAGTCTTAGCCATTGCTCTGACATTGTCTTGGTGTCTGATTCTGAGATTTGTCTGCTGCAAATCTCAAACCAGCTCTCAAcacatcaaaaataaaattttgttgtgTTAG